A genomic segment from Paramixta manurensis encodes:
- the infC gene encoding translation initiation factor IF-3, translating into MKGGKRVQPTRPNRINGEIRATEVRLTGVEGEQLGIVTLREAIEKAEEAGVDLVEISPNAEPPVCRIMDYGKFLYEKSKSSKEQKKKQKVIQVKEIKFRPGTDDGDYQVKLRNLIRFLEDGDKAKITLRFRGREMAHQQIGMEVLNRVRKDLCEDLDLAIVESFPSKIEGRQMIMVLAPKKKQ; encoded by the coding sequence ATTAAAGGCGGAAAACGAGTTCAACCGACGCGTCCCAATCGTATTAACGGTGAAATCCGTGCTACCGAGGTGCGTCTGACAGGCGTCGAAGGCGAGCAGCTTGGTATTGTTACTTTACGCGAAGCTATTGAAAAAGCTGAAGAAGCTGGTGTTGATTTAGTAGAAATCAGCCCTAACGCCGAACCGCCTGTATGCCGGATTATGGATTACGGCAAGTTCCTCTACGAAAAAAGCAAATCTTCTAAGGAACAGAAGAAGAAGCAAAAAGTTATCCAGGTTAAGGAAATTAAATTCCGTCCTGGTACCGATGATGGCGACTATCAGGTCAAACTACGCAACCTGATTCGCTTTCTGGAAGATGGCGATAAAGCCAAAATCACGCTGCGTTTTCGCGGTCGTGAAATGGCGCACCAGCAGATCGGTATGGAAGTGCTTAATCGCGTCCGTAAAGATCTGTGTGAAGATCTGGATTTGGCCATTGTCGAATCCTTCCCTTCGAAGATCGAAGGCCGCCAGATGATCATGGTGCTCGCTCCTAAGAAGAAACAGTAG
- the ihfA gene encoding integration host factor subunit alpha: protein MALTKAEMSEYLFEKLGLSKRDAKELVELFFEEVRRALENGEQVKLSGFGNFDLRDKNQRPGRNPKTGEDIPITARRVVTFRPGQKLKSRVENASPKAE, encoded by the coding sequence ATGGCGCTTACAAAAGCTGAGATGTCAGAATACCTGTTTGAAAAGCTAGGGCTGAGCAAACGGGATGCCAAAGAGCTGGTTGAGCTGTTTTTTGAAGAGGTTAGACGTGCTTTAGAAAACGGTGAGCAGGTGAAGCTGTCTGGGTTTGGCAACTTTGACCTTCGCGATAAAAATCAACGTCCGGGGCGTAACCCGAAAACAGGCGAAGATATTCCGATTACGGCACGCCGTGTGGTGACGTTCCGCCCCGGCCAAAAACTGAAAAGCCGGGTTGAAAACGCGTCACCTAAAGCCGAGTAA
- a CDS encoding C40 family peptidase, with protein sequence MRIGLLLLIIVLAGCSSHAPPPNGRLSDSITVIAQLNEQLGQWRGTPYRYGGMSRGGVDCSGFVYLTFRDRFNLQLPRTTEAQTDIGTRIDKDELLPGDLVFFKTGGGENGLHVGIYDTDNQFIHASTSQGVIRSSLDNVYWRKTFWQARRI encoded by the coding sequence ATGCGCATCGGGCTACTGTTATTGATTATCGTCCTTGCTGGCTGTAGCAGCCATGCGCCGCCACCGAATGGGCGATTATCAGACTCGATTACCGTTATTGCACAACTGAACGAACAACTGGGCCAATGGCGCGGGACACCTTATCGTTATGGCGGTATGAGCCGTGGCGGGGTTGATTGTTCCGGCTTTGTCTATCTCACCTTCCGCGACCGTTTTAATCTTCAATTACCGCGCACTACCGAAGCCCAAACCGATATTGGTACTCGAATCGATAAAGATGAACTGCTGCCAGGCGATTTGGTCTTTTTCAAAACCGGCGGCGGTGAAAATGGTCTGCATGTCGGGATTTATGATACTGATAATCAGTTTATTCATGCTTCAACCAGCCAGGGCGTCATTCGCTCATCGCTGGATAACGTTTACTGGCGGAAGACGTTTTGGCAGGCCCGCAGAATTTAA
- a CDS encoding glutathione peroxidase: MSIYDTELVTLDGESTTLGQWKGEVLLVVNVASKCGLTPQYEQLENLQKAWHDKGFNVLGFPCNAFLEQEPGTNEEIKTFCSTTYGVTFPMFSKIEVNGEHRHPLYAQLVAAQPTAVTPEGSGFLERMTSKGRAPKQTGDILWNFEKFLIDRQGNVVQRFSPDMTPDDPQVLESIKQALAK, encoded by the coding sequence ATGAGCATTTACGATACAGAACTGGTCACGTTGGATGGCGAAAGTACCACGCTGGGGCAATGGAAGGGCGAGGTATTACTGGTGGTAAACGTCGCCTCGAAATGTGGTCTAACGCCGCAATATGAGCAACTGGAAAATTTACAAAAGGCCTGGCATGACAAAGGGTTTAACGTACTCGGCTTTCCGTGTAACGCTTTCCTGGAGCAGGAACCGGGTACTAATGAAGAAATTAAAACCTTCTGTAGTACGACGTATGGCGTGACCTTCCCGATGTTCAGCAAGATCGAGGTGAATGGCGAACACCGGCATCCACTGTATGCCCAGTTGGTCGCGGCACAACCCACCGCCGTGACGCCGGAAGGCAGTGGTTTTCTGGAGCGTATGACTAGCAAGGGGCGAGCACCGAAGCAGACCGGCGATATTCTGTGGAACTTTGAAAAATTCCTGATTGATCGTCAGGGAAATGTTGTGCAGCGTTTTTCACCGGATATGACGCCGGACGATCCGCAAGTGCTGGAAAGTATCAAGCAAGCGCTGGCTAAATAA
- the btuC gene encoding vitamin B12 ABC transporter permease BtuC, translating to MSLFPELAHRARRHATAWLWALCITTLMVAVISLCAGERWILPTQWFNPQDQLFVWQLRLPRTLAVLLVGASLAVAGTVMQALFENPLAEPGLLGVSNGAGVGLVLCVLLGNGQLWELSLAAMAGALVITVILLRFAWRHLSTSRLLLAGVALGIICSAIMTWAVYFSSNLDLRQLMYWMMGGFSGIDWHARWLMLALVPVLGWLIAQSSVLNLLALGEAPARQLGLSLRLWRNVLVVAMGWLVGVSVALAGAIGFVGLVIPHLLRLSGLTDHRILLPASALAGGCVLLAADIVARLALTAAELPIGVVTATLGAPVFIWLLRYSRR from the coding sequence ATGTCTCTGTTCCCCGAACTAGCACATCGCGCGCGGCGGCACGCAACGGCTTGGCTATGGGCGCTGTGCATCACCACGCTCATGGTTGCTGTGATTAGCTTATGCGCCGGAGAACGCTGGATTCTGCCAACGCAATGGTTTAATCCGCAAGACCAACTCTTTGTCTGGCAGTTACGCTTGCCGCGTACCCTGGCGGTCTTGTTGGTTGGCGCCTCGCTGGCGGTGGCCGGAACCGTCATGCAGGCGCTGTTTGAAAACCCGTTAGCCGAACCGGGGTTGCTTGGCGTATCTAATGGCGCCGGGGTCGGGCTAGTGTTATGCGTGCTACTGGGTAACGGGCAACTGTGGGAATTAAGTCTGGCAGCGATGGCCGGTGCGCTGGTGATCACGGTGATTTTGCTGCGTTTTGCCTGGCGCCATTTATCCACTAGCCGTCTCTTACTGGCCGGGGTCGCGCTGGGCATCATTTGTAGCGCGATAATGACATGGGCAGTCTATTTCAGTTCAAATCTGGATCTACGCCAGTTGATGTATTGGATGATGGGCGGCTTTAGCGGCATTGACTGGCACGCCCGATGGTTAATGTTGGCGCTGGTGCCGGTGTTAGGGTGGTTAATCGCGCAATCAAGCGTACTTAATCTATTGGCGTTGGGAGAGGCTCCGGCGCGCCAGCTCGGTTTGTCGCTACGGTTATGGCGTAATGTATTGGTGGTGGCAATGGGCTGGCTGGTTGGCGTCAGCGTGGCGTTGGCCGGTGCGATTGGGTTTGTTGGGTTGGTTATTCCGCATTTATTGCGTCTGAGTGGTCTGACCGATCATCGCATACTGTTGCCAGCCAGCGCCTTGGCAGGCGGCTGTGTCTTACTGGCTGCGGATATTGTCGCACGGCTGGCGCTGACCGCCGCTGAACTGCCAATCGGCGTGGTGACCGCCACGCTTGGGGCGCCGGTTTTTATTTGGTTGTTACGCTATTCTCGTCGCTAG
- the pheS gene encoding phenylalanine--tRNA ligase subunit alpha — protein MPHLAELVTSATAAIDQASDVAALDLVRVEYLGKKGHLTLQMNTLRDLPAEERPAAGAVINQAKQQVQEALNARKEALESAVLNARLAAETIDVSLPGRRVENGGLHPVTRTIDRIETFFGELGFAVATGPEIEDDYHNFDALNIPGHHPARADHDTFWFDATRLLRTQTSGVQIRTMKNQQPPIRIIAPGRVYRNDYDQTHTPMFHQMEGLIVDKNISFTNLKGTLHDFLRNFFEEDLQIRFRPSYFPFTEPSAEVDVMGKNGKWLEVLGCGMVHPNVLRNVGIDPEIYSGFAFGMGMERLTMLRYGVTDLRAFFENDLRFLKQFK, from the coding sequence ATGCCACATCTCGCTGAACTGGTGACCAGTGCCACGGCGGCTATTGATCAAGCCAGCGACGTTGCCGCGTTAGACTTGGTGCGCGTCGAGTATTTGGGTAAGAAAGGCCATCTGACCCTTCAGATGAATACACTACGCGACTTACCGGCGGAAGAGCGTCCGGCAGCAGGCGCGGTAATTAACCAGGCGAAACAGCAAGTCCAGGAAGCGTTGAATGCGCGTAAAGAGGCGCTGGAGTCTGCGGTGCTGAACGCACGTCTGGCAGCCGAGACGATTGACGTTTCTCTGCCGGGGCGGCGGGTAGAAAATGGTGGCCTGCATCCGGTCACCCGCACTATTGATCGGATTGAAACCTTTTTCGGAGAGTTAGGTTTCGCGGTCGCGACCGGGCCGGAAATTGAAGATGATTACCATAACTTTGATGCGCTGAATATTCCGGGCCATCACCCGGCGCGTGCCGATCACGACACGTTCTGGTTTGACGCCACACGCCTGTTGCGTACCCAAACCTCCGGCGTCCAGATTCGTACCATGAAAAACCAACAGCCGCCGATTCGTATCATCGCGCCGGGCCGTGTCTATCGTAACGATTACGATCAGACCCACACGCCGATGTTCCATCAGATGGAAGGGCTGATTGTCGATAAAAATATCAGTTTCACCAATCTGAAAGGCACGTTGCACGACTTCTTGCGTAACTTCTTTGAAGAGGATTTACAAATTCGTTTCCGTCCCTCCTATTTTCCGTTTACTGAACCTTCCGCAGAAGTGGACGTCATGGGTAAAAACGGTAAATGGCTGGAAGTGTTGGGCTGCGGCATGGTGCATCCGAACGTACTGCGCAATGTTGGTATCGATCCTGAAATCTATTCTGGTTTTGCGTTTGGCATGGGCATGGAGCGTTTAACGATGCTGCGCTATGGCGTGACCGATCTCCGCGCATTTTTCGAAAATGATTTACGTTTCCTCAAACAGTTTAAATAA
- the btuD gene encoding vitamin B12 ABC transporter ATP-binding protein BtuD produces MLLEIERAAVSGRLSPFSACVSAGERIHLLGPNGAGKSSLLARLSGLLPGVGRVQFLGQPLENWSGKQLARLRAWLPQQQPPLGQMAVFHYLQLHLVDEAPQDESTLQTILHCLQLKDKLSRRLTHLSGGEWQRVRLAAALLQIGSGPVAKGKLLLLDEPMSGLDVAQQAAVDDLLAPLSANGVAVIMSGHDLNHSLHQAQRVWLMKAGQVVAQGAVEEVMQPELLQQVYEVPFRKLCVEGHNMLTVWR; encoded by the coding sequence ATGTTGTTAGAGATTGAGCGCGCGGCGGTATCCGGTAGGTTATCGCCTTTCTCCGCCTGCGTTAGCGCAGGGGAACGGATTCATCTTCTTGGGCCAAATGGTGCCGGGAAGAGCAGCCTGCTGGCGCGCTTATCCGGCCTGTTACCGGGCGTTGGGCGCGTTCAGTTTCTTGGACAACCGCTGGAGAACTGGAGTGGAAAACAGTTGGCGCGTTTACGCGCCTGGTTACCACAACAACAGCCGCCATTGGGCCAGATGGCCGTATTTCACTATTTACAACTGCATCTGGTGGATGAGGCGCCTCAAGATGAGTCTACGCTGCAGACCATCCTGCATTGCTTACAACTGAAAGATAAACTTTCTCGTCGGCTGACTCATCTTTCTGGCGGTGAATGGCAGCGCGTACGGTTAGCGGCAGCGTTGCTGCAAATTGGCAGCGGGCCGGTAGCAAAAGGGAAGTTGTTGCTGCTTGACGAACCGATGAGCGGATTAGATGTGGCGCAGCAGGCGGCGGTGGATGATCTGCTGGCGCCGCTTAGCGCCAATGGGGTGGCGGTGATCATGAGCGGGCATGACCTGAACCATAGTCTGCATCAGGCACAGCGCGTGTGGTTGATGAAAGCCGGGCAGGTGGTGGCACAAGGCGCAGTAGAAGAGGTAATGCAGCCCGAGCTGCTTCAGCAGGTTTATGAGGTTCCCTTCCGCAAACTGTGCGTTGAGGGGCATAATATGCTGACAGTCTGGCGGTAA
- a CDS encoding EAL domain-containing protein: MKTHFVADYQSHTAFNPVYSPHGHLIAVDLISEFSHPAALVAVSQEIALLQWDAEQHLATLQSQINTIEKHHDFFKRHAVPAVLSITEHMAAAILQSEFLLHRMQQLGCLELGINENFTDFKLGKENPILLALSEQFNLTLNNFGSGYAPAKAVYDNLFSRVKLDKSFVYQNSKRASFIPFMQAVSDNVAPHCRQLIVQGVDELSLLENITDLHFAGIQGALFPPVPEASLSLLINPPNGLSGGHC; the protein is encoded by the coding sequence ATGAAAACCCATTTTGTTGCTGATTATCAAAGTCACACAGCCTTTAATCCCGTTTATTCGCCCCATGGTCATCTTATTGCCGTTGATTTGATATCGGAATTTTCGCACCCGGCGGCGTTGGTAGCGGTTTCGCAAGAAATAGCCTTACTGCAATGGGATGCGGAACAGCACCTGGCAACGCTACAAAGCCAAATTAATACTATTGAGAAGCATCACGATTTTTTTAAGCGCCACGCCGTGCCGGCAGTGCTTAGCATCACGGAACATATGGCGGCGGCGATTTTGCAAAGTGAATTCTTGTTGCACAGAATGCAACAACTCGGCTGTCTTGAATTGGGTATTAATGAAAACTTTACTGATTTTAAATTAGGAAAAGAAAATCCGATCTTATTGGCATTAAGCGAACAGTTTAATCTAACGCTGAACAATTTCGGCTCCGGTTACGCACCCGCGAAAGCGGTGTATGATAATTTATTTAGCCGGGTTAAACTTGATAAATCCTTTGTTTACCAAAATAGTAAACGAGCCTCTTTTATACCCTTTATGCAGGCGGTGAGTGATAATGTCGCGCCTCATTGCCGTCAACTTATCGTGCAGGGCGTTGATGAGCTTTCTCTGTTAGAGAACATCACCGATCTCCATTTCGCCGGGATTCAGGGGGCGCTTTTCCCGCCAGTGCCGGAAGCCTCACTGTCGCTATTAATAAATCCGCCCAATGGGTTATCCGGCGGACATTGTTAA
- the rpmI gene encoding 50S ribosomal protein L35, which translates to MPKIKTVRGAAKRFKKTASGGFKRKHANLRHILTKKSTKRKRHLRPKGMVSKGDLGLVVACLPYA; encoded by the coding sequence ATGCCAAAGATTAAAACTGTACGTGGCGCGGCTAAGCGCTTCAAGAAGACCGCTTCTGGCGGCTTCAAGCGTAAGCACGCAAACCTGCGTCATATTCTGACCAAAAAATCAACTAAGCGTAAACGTCACCTGCGTCCGAAGGGCATGGTGTCTAAAGGCGATCTGGGCTTGGTAGTAGCCTGCCTGCCGTACGCATAA
- the rplT gene encoding 50S ribosomal protein L20, translated as MARVKRGVIARARHKKILKQAKGYYGARSRVYRVAFQAVIKAGQYAYRDRRQRKRQFRQLWIARINAAARQNGISYSRFINGLKKASIEIDRKILADIAVFDKVAFSALVEKAKSALA; from the coding sequence ATGGCTCGCGTAAAACGTGGTGTAATTGCTCGCGCACGTCACAAAAAAATCTTAAAACAGGCTAAAGGCTACTACGGTGCACGTTCTCGTGTTTACCGCGTTGCTTTCCAGGCCGTTATCAAAGCTGGTCAGTATGCTTACCGCGACCGTCGTCAACGTAAGCGTCAGTTCCGTCAACTGTGGATTGCGCGTATCAACGCTGCAGCCCGTCAGAACGGTATTTCTTACAGCCGTTTCATCAATGGCCTGAAAAAGGCTTCGATCGAAATCGACCGTAAGATTCTGGCTGACATCGCCGTTTTCGACAAAGTGGCATTCTCTGCCCTGGTAGAAAAAGCGAAATCAGCACTGGCGTAA
- the pheM gene encoding pheST operon leader peptide PheM has product MHAALFRFFFYFST; this is encoded by the coding sequence ATGCACGCTGCTCTTTTCCGTTTCTTTTTTTACTTTAGCACCTGA
- the pheT gene encoding phenylalanine--tRNA ligase subunit beta produces the protein MKFSELWLREWVNPAIDSEALSEQITMAGLEVDGVDAVAGAFHGVVVGEVVECGQHPNADKLRVTKVNVGGERLLDIVCGAPNCRQGLKVAVATVGAVLPGDFKIKAAKLRGEPSEGMLCSFSELGISDDHSGIIELPADAPIGVDIRDYLQLNDNTIEISVTPNRADCLGILGVARDVAVLNKLPLNQPEIAPVAATIADTFPIRVDATEACPRYLGRVVKGINVKAATPLWMKEKLRRCGIRSIDPVVDITNYVLLELGQPMHAFDLDRLDGGIVVRMAEEGETLTLLDGTEAKLNNDTLVIADHHKALAMGGIFGGEHSGVNADTQNVLFECAFFNPLSITGRARRHGLHTDASHRYERGVDPALQYQAMERATGLLLAICGGDAGPVIDVTNQATLPPRVTITLRREKLDRLIGHAIADDEVTDILQRLGCDVTVGDNQWQAVAPGWRFDMAIEEDLVEEVARIYGYNNIPDVPVQASLVMTQHREANLALKRVKAMLVDKGYQEAITYSFVDPKVQALLHPGEENLLLPSPISVEMSAMRLSLWSGLLSAVVYNQNRQQGRVRLFESGLRFVPDTQANLGIRQDLMLAGVLSGNRYEEHWDLARQTVDFYDLKGDLESVLELTGKLEAIEFRAEAHSALHPGQSAAIYLRGERIGFIGVVHPELERKLSLNGRTLVFELLWDKLADRVLPAAREISRFPANRRDIAVVVAENVPAADIIAECKKVGVNQVVGVNLFDVYRGKGVNEGYKSLAISLTLQDTHRTLEEDEIAATVAKCVAALKERFQATLRD, from the coding sequence ATGAAATTCAGTGAACTCTGGTTACGCGAATGGGTAAACCCCGCCATTGACAGTGAAGCGTTATCTGAACAAATCACCATGGCTGGCCTGGAGGTTGACGGCGTTGATGCGGTGGCCGGTGCGTTCCACGGCGTGGTGGTGGGTGAAGTGGTCGAGTGCGGTCAACATCCGAACGCCGATAAATTGCGTGTGACAAAAGTTAATGTCGGCGGCGAGCGCCTGTTGGATATCGTTTGCGGCGCGCCGAATTGTCGTCAGGGGTTAAAGGTGGCGGTGGCCACGGTGGGCGCAGTGTTGCCGGGGGATTTTAAAATTAAAGCCGCCAAACTGCGTGGCGAACCGTCAGAAGGAATGCTGTGCTCCTTTTCTGAACTGGGTATTTCCGACGATCACAGCGGTATCATTGAGTTACCTGCAGATGCGCCAATCGGTGTCGATATTCGTGACTATCTGCAGTTGAACGATAACACCATTGAAATCAGCGTAACGCCTAACCGTGCTGACTGTTTAGGCATTCTTGGCGTGGCGCGTGACGTGGCGGTGTTGAATAAGCTGCCGTTGAACCAGCCCGAGATTGCGCCGGTGGCGGCAACGATTGCTGATACTTTCCCGATCCGTGTTGATGCAACCGAAGCCTGCCCACGTTATTTAGGGCGTGTGGTGAAAGGTATCAACGTCAAAGCAGCCACACCGTTATGGATGAAAGAGAAACTGCGCCGTTGCGGCATTCGTTCCATCGACCCGGTGGTGGATATCACCAACTATGTGCTGCTTGAACTCGGCCAGCCGATGCACGCGTTTGATCTCGACCGTCTTGATGGCGGCATCGTGGTGCGGATGGCGGAAGAGGGTGAAACCCTGACGCTGCTGGATGGGACCGAAGCAAAACTGAATAACGATACGTTAGTGATTGCCGATCATCATAAAGCATTGGCGATGGGCGGCATTTTCGGCGGCGAGCATTCCGGGGTGAATGCGGATACGCAAAACGTCCTGTTTGAGTGTGCTTTCTTTAATCCTCTGTCAATTACCGGTCGCGCACGCCGTCACGGTTTGCATACTGATGCTTCGCACCGCTACGAGCGCGGCGTTGATCCGGCGTTGCAATATCAAGCAATGGAACGGGCGACAGGTCTATTGCTGGCTATCTGTGGCGGCGATGCAGGCCCAGTGATTGATGTGACCAATCAGGCCACATTGCCACCGCGTGTCACCATCACCTTACGCCGTGAAAAACTGGATCGCTTAATCGGCCACGCGATCGCCGATGATGAAGTGACCGATATTCTGCAGCGTTTAGGGTGCGACGTTACCGTGGGCGATAACCAGTGGCAGGCGGTAGCGCCAGGCTGGCGTTTTGATATGGCAATTGAAGAGGATTTGGTAGAAGAAGTTGCCCGTATCTATGGTTACAACAACATTCCTGATGTACCGGTTCAGGCGAGTTTGGTGATGACACAGCACCGTGAGGCGAACTTAGCGCTGAAGCGGGTAAAAGCGATGCTGGTGGATAAAGGCTATCAGGAAGCGATCACTTACAGCTTCGTCGATCCGAAAGTGCAGGCGTTGCTGCATCCGGGTGAAGAAAACCTGCTGCTGCCAAGCCCGATCTCGGTTGAGATGTCGGCAATGCGCCTCTCGCTTTGGAGCGGTCTGCTCTCGGCGGTGGTATACAACCAGAATCGTCAGCAAGGTCGCGTGCGTCTGTTTGAATCAGGTCTACGTTTTGTACCCGATACCCAAGCCAATCTGGGCATTCGTCAGGATCTGATGCTGGCGGGCGTGCTGAGCGGTAACCGTTATGAAGAGCATTGGGATCTGGCTCGCCAGACGGTTGACTTCTATGATTTAAAAGGCGATCTGGAATCGGTTCTTGAACTTACCGGGAAACTGGAGGCAATTGAGTTCCGCGCCGAAGCGCATTCTGCTCTTCATCCGGGCCAAAGCGCAGCGATTTATTTGCGTGGTGAACGAATCGGATTTATCGGAGTGGTGCATCCTGAGCTGGAACGTAAACTCTCATTAAACGGTCGCACCTTAGTCTTTGAACTGCTTTGGGATAAGCTCGCAGACCGCGTATTGCCTGCAGCGCGCGAGATTTCACGCTTCCCGGCGAACCGCCGAGATATTGCCGTTGTGGTCGCTGAAAATGTGCCTGCAGCGGATATTATCGCCGAGTGTAAGAAAGTTGGCGTAAATCAGGTAGTTGGCGTAAACTTATTTGACGTGTATCGTGGGAAGGGTGTAAATGAGGGTTATAAGAGTCTTGCTATTAGCCTGACGTTACAAGATACCCATCGAACACTTGAAGAAGATGAGATTGCTGCAACCGTCGCCAAATGTGTTGCGGCGTTAAAAGAGCGATTCCAGGCAACCTTGAGGGATTGA
- the thrS gene encoding threonine--tRNA ligase: MPVITLPDGSQRVYDGAVSVMDIAQDIGPGLAKACIAGRVNGELVDAIDPITTDASVAIITAKDEAGLEIIRHSCAHLLGHAIKQLWPNTKMAIGPVIDNGFYYDVDLDHTLTQEDVDLLEKRMHELAEKNYDVIKKKVSWQEARDVFAARGESYKTTILDENISHDDRPGLYHHEEYVDMCRGPHVPNMRFCHHFKLQKTSGAYWRGDSNNKMLQRIYGTAWADKKQLNAYLQRLEEAAKRDHRKIGKQLDLYHMQEEAPGMVFWHNDGWTVFRELEVFVRTKLKEYQYQEVKGPFMMDRVLWEKTGHWENYKEAMFTTSSENREYCIKPMNCPGHVQIFNQGLKSYRDLPLRMAEFGSCHRNEPSGALHGLMRVRGFTQDDAHIFCTEDQVRDEVNSCIKMVYDMYSTFGFEKIVVKLSTRPEKRIGSDEMWDRAEVDLAEALNENGIPFEYQPGEGAFYGPKIEFTLHDCLDRAWQCGTVQLDFSLPERLSASYVGENNERQVPVMIHRAILGSMERFIGILTEEYAGFFPTWLAPVQVVIMNITDGQSEYVTELTRKLQNAGIRVKADLRNEKIGFKIREHTLRRVPYMLVCGDKEVEAGLVAVRTRRGKDLGTMGVNDVIEKLQQEIRSRNLHQLEE, translated from the coding sequence ATGCCTGTTATTACTCTTCCTGATGGAAGTCAGCGTGTTTATGATGGCGCGGTCAGCGTAATGGATATTGCGCAGGATATTGGTCCGGGGCTGGCGAAAGCCTGTATTGCCGGGCGGGTAAACGGCGAGTTGGTGGATGCTATCGATCCAATTACCACCGATGCTAGCGTGGCGATTATCACAGCGAAAGATGAAGCCGGGTTAGAGATTATCCGTCACTCCTGCGCGCACTTACTCGGTCATGCGATTAAGCAGTTGTGGCCTAACACGAAAATGGCTATCGGGCCGGTGATCGATAATGGCTTCTATTACGATGTAGACCTTGACCATACGCTGACCCAGGAAGATGTCGATCTGCTGGAAAAACGTATGCACGAGCTGGCAGAGAAAAATTACGACGTCATCAAGAAGAAGGTGAGTTGGCAGGAAGCGCGCGATGTGTTCGCCGCCCGTGGCGAAAGCTACAAGACCACCATTCTCGACGAAAATATCAGCCACGATGATCGTCCGGGGCTGTACCATCACGAAGAATACGTTGATATGTGTCGCGGCCCGCATGTGCCGAATATGCGTTTCTGCCACCATTTTAAATTGCAGAAAACCTCCGGCGCTTACTGGCGTGGCGACAGCAATAATAAAATGCTGCAACGTATTTACGGTACCGCCTGGGCGGATAAAAAGCAGTTAAATGCGTATCTGCAGCGTCTGGAAGAAGCGGCAAAACGCGATCACCGTAAAATCGGGAAGCAGCTTGACCTCTACCATATGCAGGAAGAGGCGCCAGGCATGGTGTTTTGGCACAATGATGGCTGGACTGTGTTCCGCGAATTGGAAGTGTTTGTCCGTACTAAGCTGAAAGAGTATCAGTACCAGGAAGTGAAAGGTCCGTTCATGATGGACCGCGTGTTGTGGGAAAAAACCGGCCACTGGGAAAACTACAAAGAGGCGATGTTTACCACTTCATCGGAAAACCGCGAATACTGCATTAAGCCGATGAATTGCCCCGGACACGTGCAAATTTTCAATCAGGGTCTAAAATCTTACCGCGACTTGCCATTACGGATGGCGGAGTTTGGTAGTTGTCACCGCAATGAGCCTTCGGGCGCACTGCATGGCTTGATGCGTGTCCGTGGTTTTACCCAAGATGATGCGCACATCTTCTGTACTGAAGATCAAGTCCGTGACGAAGTAAATAGCTGCATCAAGATGGTGTATGACATGTACAGCACCTTCGGTTTTGAAAAAATCGTGGTGAAGTTGTCTACTCGTCCTGAAAAACGTATCGGCAGCGATGAAATGTGGGATCGTGCTGAGGTTGATTTGGCGGAAGCGTTAAATGAAAACGGCATTCCGTTTGAGTATCAGCCGGGCGAAGGGGCATTTTATGGTCCTAAGATTGAATTCACCCTGCATGATTGCCTGGATCGTGCGTGGCAATGTGGTACTGTGCAGCTTGACTTCTCATTGCCGGAGCGCCTAAGCGCGTCTTATGTCGGCGAAAATAACGAACGTCAGGTGCCGGTGATGATTCACCGCGCTATTTTGGGTTCGATGGAACGCTTTATCGGGATTTTGACCGAAGAGTACGCCGGGTTCTTCCCAACATGGCTGGCGCCGGTTCAAGTGGTGATTATGAATATCACCGATGGTCAGTCCGAATATGTCACAGAATTGACCCGTAAATTGCAGAATGCGGGAATTCGTGTAAAAGCGGACTTGAGAAACGAGAAGATTGGCTTTAAAATCCGCGAGCACACTTTACGTCGTGTCCCTTATATGCTGGTCTGTGGTGATAAAGAGGTGGAAGCAGGCTTGGTTGCCGTTCGCACCCGCCGTGGTAAAGACCTGGGAACTATGGGCGTAAATGATGTTATCGAGAAGCTGCAACAAGAGATTCGCAGCCGCAATCTTCATCAATTGGAGGAATAA